The following are encoded together in the Choloepus didactylus isolate mChoDid1 chromosome 7, mChoDid1.pri, whole genome shotgun sequence genome:
- the BAG6 gene encoding large proline-rich protein BAG6 isoform X1, whose product MEPSDSTSTAVEEPDSLEVLVKTLDSQTRTFIVGAQMNVKEFKEHIAASVSIPSEKQRLIYQGRVLQDDKKLQEYNVGGKVIHLVERAPPQTQLPSSGASSGTGSPSATHGGGPPPGTRGPGSSVHDRNANSYVMVGTFNLPSDGSAVDVHINMEQAPIQSEPRVRLVMAQHMIRDIQTLLSRMECRGGSQTHQGQLPPQMPTAVPEPGALTSQTSEPVESEVPPREPMEAEEVEEHTPAQSPELTPSGSAPAGPTPAPETNTPNHPSPAEYVEVLQELQRLESRLQPFLQRYYEVLGAAATTDYNNNHEGREEDQRLINLVGESLRLLGNTFVALSDLRCNLACAPPRHLHVVRPMSHYTTPMVLQQAAIPIQINVGTTVTMTGNGTRPLPTPGAEAPPPGSGQTSSLAPSSTTVESSTEGAPPPGAAPPPATSHPRVIRISHQSVEPVVMMHMNIQDSGTQTGGVPSAPTGPLGPPGHGQTLGSTLIQLPSLPPEFMHAVAHQITHQAMVAAVASAAAGQQVPGFPTAPTRVVIARPTPPQARPSHPGGPPVSGALQGAGLGTNASLAQMVSGLVGQLLMQPVLVAQGTPGMAPPPAPATASASAGTTNTATTAGPAPGGPAQPPPPPPPTADLQFSQLLGNLLGPAGPGAGGPGMASPTITVAMPGVPAFLQGMTDFLQATQTAPPPPPPPPPPPPAPEQQTTPPPGSPSGGAGSPGGLGPESLPPEFFTSVVQGVLSSLLGSLGARAGSSESIAAFIQRLSGSSNIFEPGADGALGFFGALLSLLCQNFSMVDVVMLLHGHFQPLQRLQPQLRSFFHQHYLGGQEPTPGNIRTATHTLITGLEEYVRESFSLVQVQPGVDIIRTNLEFLQEQFNGIAAHVLHCTDGGFGARLLELCNQGLFECLALNLHCLGGQQMELAAVINGRIRRMSRGVNPSLVSWLTTMMGLRLQVVLEHMPVGPDAILRYVRRFGDPPQPLPEEPMEVQGAERTSPEPQRENASPAPGTTAEEAMSRGPPPAPERGSRDEQDGTSTETEPWAASVPPEWVPIIQQDIQSQRKVKPQPPLSDAYLSGMPAKRRKTMQGEGPQLLLSEAVSRAAKAAGARPLTSPESLSRDLEAPEVQESYRQQLRSDIQKRLQEDPNYSPQRFPNAHRAFADDP is encoded by the exons ATGGAGCCCAGTGATAGTACCAGTACCGCTGTGGAGGAGCCTGACAGCCTGGAGGTGCTGGTGAAGACCCTGGACTCTCAGACTCGAACCTTTATTGTGGGGGCCCAG ATGAATGTTAAAGAGTTTAAGGAGCACATTGCTGCCTCTGTCAGTATCCCCTCTGAGAAACAGCGGCTCATCTACCAGGGGCGAGTTCTACAGGATGATAAAAAGCTCCAAGAATACA ATGTTGGGGGAAAGGTTATCCACCTGGTGGAACGGGCTCCTCCTCAGACTCAGCTCCCTTCTTCTGGGGCATCTTCTGGGACAGGGTCTCCCTCAGCCACCCATGGTGGGGGACCTCCACCTGGTACTCGGGGTCCTGGGTCCTCTGTTCATGACCGGAATGCCAACAGCTATGTCATGGTTGGAACCTTCAATCTTCCT AGTGACGGCTCTGCTGTGGATGTTCACATCAACATGGAACAGGCCCCAATTCAG AGTGAGCCCCGGGTCCGGCTGGTGATGGCCCAGCACATGATCAGAGACATACAGACCTTACTTTCTCGCATGGAG TGTCGAGGGGGCTCCCAAACACATCAGGGTCAGCTGCCCCCACAGATGCCAACTGCAGTCCCGGAGCCAGGAGCCTTGACCTCTCAAACATCAGAACCAGTCGAAAGTGAAGTCCCTCCTCGGGAGCCCATGGAGGCGGAAGAAGTGGAGGAGCATACCCCAGCTCAGAGCCCGGAGCTCACCCCTTCTGGCTCAGCCCCAGCAGGCCCAACACCTGCCCCAGAGACAAATACACCCAA CCATCCTTCCCCTGCGGAGTACGTTGAGGTGCTCCAGGAATTGCAGCGGTTGGAGAGCCGCCTCCAGCCCTTCCTACAGCGCTATTATGAGGTTCTGGGTGCTGCTGCCACCACGGACTACAACAACAAT CACGAGGGCCGTGAGGAGGACCAGCGGTTGATCAACTTGGTTGGGGAGAGCCTCCGGCTGCTGGGCAACACCTTTGTGGCGCTGTCTGACCTGCGCTGCAATCTGGCCTGCGCACCCCCACGGCACCTGCACGTGGTCCGGCCCATGTCTCACTACACAACCCCTATGGTGCTCCAGCAGGCAGCCATCCCCATCCAG ATCAATGTGGGGACCACTGTGACCATGACGGGGAATGGGACTCGGCCCCTGCCGACTCCCGGTGCGGAGGCACCTCCCCCTGGTTCTGGGCAGACCTCGTCCCTGGCTCCCTCTTCTACCACGGTTGAATCCTCAACGGAGGGGGCTCCTCCCCCAGGagcagctcccccaccagccACCAGCCACCCAAGGGTCATCCGAATATCCCACCAGAGCGTGGAACCTGTGGTCATGATGCACATGAACATTCAAG ATTCTGGAACACAGACTGGTGGAGTTCCGAGTGCTCCCACTGGCCCCCTAGGACCCCCCGGTCATGGCCAGACCCTGG GCTCCACCCTCATCCagctgccctccctgccccctgaGTTCATGCACGCCGTCGCCCACCAGATCACTCATCAGGCCATGGTGGCAGCAGTTGCCTCCGCGGCCGCAG GACAGCAGGTGCCAGGCTTCCCGACAGCTCCGACCCGGGTGGTGATTGCCCGGCCCACCCCTCCACAGGCTCGGCCTTCCCATCCTGGGGGTCCCCCAGTCTCTGGGGCCCTG CAGGGTGCCGGCCTAGGTACCAATGCCTCTTTGGCCCAGATGGTGAGCGGCCTCGTGGGGCAGCTTCTTATGCAGCCTGTCCTTGTGG CTCAGGGGACCCCAGGAATGGCTCCACCTCCAGCCCCTGCTACTGCTTCAGCCAGTGCGGGTACCACCAACACAGCTACCACAGCTGGCCCTGCCCCTGGGGGGCCTGCCCAGCCTccgccccctccaccccccacggCCGACCTTCAATTTTCTCAGCTCCTGGGGAACCTGCTGGGGCCTGCagggccaggggctggagggcCTGGCATGGCTTCCCCCACCATCACTGTAGCAATGCCTGGTGTTCCTGCCTTCCTGCAGGGCATGACTGACTTCTTGCAG GCAACACAGACGGCCCCTCcaccccctccaccacccccaccaccaccccctgccccagagcAGCAGACCACGCCCCCACCAGGGTCCCCTTCTGGTGGTGCAGGGAGTCCTGGAGGGCTGGGTCCTGAGAGTCTGCCACCAGAGTTTTTTACCTCGGTGGTTCAGGGTGTGCTGAGCTCCCTGCTGGGCTCCTTGGGGGCCCGGGCTGGCAGCAGTGAAAGTATCGCTGCCTTCATACAACGCCTCAGTGGATCCAGCAACATCTTTGAGCCTGGGGCTGATGGGGCCCTCG GATTCTTTGGGGCCCTCCTCTCTCTTCTGTGCCAGAACTTCTCCATGGTGGATGTGGTGATGCTTCTGCATGGACATTTCCAGCCACTGCAGCGGCTCCAGCCCCAGCTGCGATCCTTCTTCCACCAGCACTACCTGGGTGGCCAGGAACCCACACCTGGTAACATCCGG ACGGCAACTCACACGTTGATCACGGGGCTTGAAGAATATGTGCGGGAGAGTTTT TCTTTGGTGCAGGTTCAGCCAGGTGTGGACATTATCCGGACAAACCTGGAATTTCTGCAAGAGCAGTTTAATGGCATTGCTGCCCACGTGCTGCACTGCACAG ATGGGGGATTTGGGGCCCGTTTGCTGGAGTTGTGTAACCAGGGCCTGTTTGAATGCCTGGCCCTGAACCTGCACTGCTTGGGGGGACAGCAGATGGAGCTTGCTGCTGTCATCAATGGCCGAATT CGTCGCATGTCTCGTGGCGTGAATCCATCCTTGGTGAGTTGGCTGACAACTATGATGGGACTGAGGCTTCAGGTGGTCCTGGAGCACATGCCTGTAGGCCCTGATGCCATCCTTAGATATGTCCGCAGATTTGGTGACCCCCCCCAG CCACTTCCTGAGGAGCCAATGGAAGTTCAGGGAGCTGAGAGAACTTCTCCTGAGCCCCAG AGGGAGAATGCTTCCCCTGCCCCTGGAACAACAGCAGAAGAGGCCATGTCCCGAGGTCCACCCCCTGCTCCTGAACGGGGCTCCCGAGATGAACAGGATGGAACATCAACTGAGACGGAACCTTGGGCAGCTTCAGTGCCCCCA GAGTGGGTCCCTATTATCCAGCAGGACATTCAGAGCCAACGGAAGGTGAAACCACAGCCCCCTCTGAGCGATGCCTACCTCAGCGGTATGCCTGCCAAGAGACGCAAG ACAATGCAGGGTGAGGGCCCCCAGCTGCTTCTCTCAGAGGCCGTGAGCCGGGCGGCTAAGGCAGCCGGAGCTCGGCCCCTGACTAGCCCCGAGAGCCTGAGCCGGGACCTGGAGGCACCAGAGGTTCAGGAGAGCTACAGGCAGCAG CTCCGGTCTGATATACAAAAGCGACTGCAGGAAGACCCCAACTACAGTCCCCAGCGCTTCCCCAATGCCCATCGGGCCTTTGCTGATGATCCCTAG
- the BAG6 gene encoding large proline-rich protein BAG6 isoform X3 translates to MEPSDSTSTAVEEPDSLEVLVKTLDSQTRTFIVGAQMNVKEFKEHIAASVSIPSEKQRLIYQGRVLQDDKKLQEYNVGGKVIHLVERAPPQTQLPSSGASSGTGSPSATHGGGPPPGTRGPGSSVHDRNANSYVMVGTFNLPSDGSAVDVHINMEQAPIQSEPRVRLVMAQHMIRDIQTLLSRMECRGGSQTHQGQLPPQMPTAVPEPGALTSQTSEPVESEVPPREPMEAEEVEEHTPAQSPELTPSGSAPAGPTPAPETNTPNHPSPAEYVEVLQELQRLESRLQPFLQRYYEVLGAAATTDYNNNHEGREEDQRLINLVGESLRLLGNTFVALSDLRCNLACAPPRHLHVVRPMSHYTTPMVLQQAAIPIQINVGTTVTMTGNGTRPLPTPGAEAPPPGSGQTSSLAPSSTTVESSTEGAPPPGAAPPPATSHPRVIRISHQSVEPVVMMHMNIQDSGTQTGGVPSAPTGPLGPPGHGQTLGQQVPGFPTAPTRVVIARPTPPQARPSHPGGPPVSGALQGAGLGTNASLAQMVSGLVGQLLMQPVLVAQGTPGMAPPPAPATASASAGTTNTATTAGPAPGGPAQPPPPPPPTADLQFSQLLGNLLGPAGPGAGGPGMASPTITVAMPGVPAFLQGMTDFLQATQTAPPPPPPPPPPPPAPEQQTTPPPGSPSGGAGSPGGLGPESLPPEFFTSVVQGVLSSLLGSLGARAGSSESIAAFIQRLSGSSNIFEPGADGALGFFGALLSLLCQNFSMVDVVMLLHGHFQPLQRLQPQLRSFFHQHYLGGQEPTPGNIRTATHTLITGLEEYVRESFSLVQVQPGVDIIRTNLEFLQEQFNGIAAHVLHCTDGGFGARLLELCNQGLFECLALNLHCLGGQQMELAAVINGRIRRMSRGVNPSLVSWLTTMMGLRLQVVLEHMPVGPDAILRYVRRFGDPPQPLPEEPMEVQGAERTSPEPQRENASPAPGTTAEEAMSRGPPPAPERGSRDEQDGTSTETEPWAASVPPEWVPIIQQDIQSQRKVKPQPPLSDAYLSGMPAKRRKTMQGEGPQLLLSEAVSRAAKAAGARPLTSPESLSRDLEAPEVQESYRQQLRSDIQKRLQEDPNYSPQRFPNAHRAFADDP, encoded by the exons ATGGAGCCCAGTGATAGTACCAGTACCGCTGTGGAGGAGCCTGACAGCCTGGAGGTGCTGGTGAAGACCCTGGACTCTCAGACTCGAACCTTTATTGTGGGGGCCCAG ATGAATGTTAAAGAGTTTAAGGAGCACATTGCTGCCTCTGTCAGTATCCCCTCTGAGAAACAGCGGCTCATCTACCAGGGGCGAGTTCTACAGGATGATAAAAAGCTCCAAGAATACA ATGTTGGGGGAAAGGTTATCCACCTGGTGGAACGGGCTCCTCCTCAGACTCAGCTCCCTTCTTCTGGGGCATCTTCTGGGACAGGGTCTCCCTCAGCCACCCATGGTGGGGGACCTCCACCTGGTACTCGGGGTCCTGGGTCCTCTGTTCATGACCGGAATGCCAACAGCTATGTCATGGTTGGAACCTTCAATCTTCCT AGTGACGGCTCTGCTGTGGATGTTCACATCAACATGGAACAGGCCCCAATTCAG AGTGAGCCCCGGGTCCGGCTGGTGATGGCCCAGCACATGATCAGAGACATACAGACCTTACTTTCTCGCATGGAG TGTCGAGGGGGCTCCCAAACACATCAGGGTCAGCTGCCCCCACAGATGCCAACTGCAGTCCCGGAGCCAGGAGCCTTGACCTCTCAAACATCAGAACCAGTCGAAAGTGAAGTCCCTCCTCGGGAGCCCATGGAGGCGGAAGAAGTGGAGGAGCATACCCCAGCTCAGAGCCCGGAGCTCACCCCTTCTGGCTCAGCCCCAGCAGGCCCAACACCTGCCCCAGAGACAAATACACCCAA CCATCCTTCCCCTGCGGAGTACGTTGAGGTGCTCCAGGAATTGCAGCGGTTGGAGAGCCGCCTCCAGCCCTTCCTACAGCGCTATTATGAGGTTCTGGGTGCTGCTGCCACCACGGACTACAACAACAAT CACGAGGGCCGTGAGGAGGACCAGCGGTTGATCAACTTGGTTGGGGAGAGCCTCCGGCTGCTGGGCAACACCTTTGTGGCGCTGTCTGACCTGCGCTGCAATCTGGCCTGCGCACCCCCACGGCACCTGCACGTGGTCCGGCCCATGTCTCACTACACAACCCCTATGGTGCTCCAGCAGGCAGCCATCCCCATCCAG ATCAATGTGGGGACCACTGTGACCATGACGGGGAATGGGACTCGGCCCCTGCCGACTCCCGGTGCGGAGGCACCTCCCCCTGGTTCTGGGCAGACCTCGTCCCTGGCTCCCTCTTCTACCACGGTTGAATCCTCAACGGAGGGGGCTCCTCCCCCAGGagcagctcccccaccagccACCAGCCACCCAAGGGTCATCCGAATATCCCACCAGAGCGTGGAACCTGTGGTCATGATGCACATGAACATTCAAG ATTCTGGAACACAGACTGGTGGAGTTCCGAGTGCTCCCACTGGCCCCCTAGGACCCCCCGGTCATGGCCAGACCCTGG GACAGCAGGTGCCAGGCTTCCCGACAGCTCCGACCCGGGTGGTGATTGCCCGGCCCACCCCTCCACAGGCTCGGCCTTCCCATCCTGGGGGTCCCCCAGTCTCTGGGGCCCTG CAGGGTGCCGGCCTAGGTACCAATGCCTCTTTGGCCCAGATGGTGAGCGGCCTCGTGGGGCAGCTTCTTATGCAGCCTGTCCTTGTGG CTCAGGGGACCCCAGGAATGGCTCCACCTCCAGCCCCTGCTACTGCTTCAGCCAGTGCGGGTACCACCAACACAGCTACCACAGCTGGCCCTGCCCCTGGGGGGCCTGCCCAGCCTccgccccctccaccccccacggCCGACCTTCAATTTTCTCAGCTCCTGGGGAACCTGCTGGGGCCTGCagggccaggggctggagggcCTGGCATGGCTTCCCCCACCATCACTGTAGCAATGCCTGGTGTTCCTGCCTTCCTGCAGGGCATGACTGACTTCTTGCAG GCAACACAGACGGCCCCTCcaccccctccaccacccccaccaccaccccctgccccagagcAGCAGACCACGCCCCCACCAGGGTCCCCTTCTGGTGGTGCAGGGAGTCCTGGAGGGCTGGGTCCTGAGAGTCTGCCACCAGAGTTTTTTACCTCGGTGGTTCAGGGTGTGCTGAGCTCCCTGCTGGGCTCCTTGGGGGCCCGGGCTGGCAGCAGTGAAAGTATCGCTGCCTTCATACAACGCCTCAGTGGATCCAGCAACATCTTTGAGCCTGGGGCTGATGGGGCCCTCG GATTCTTTGGGGCCCTCCTCTCTCTTCTGTGCCAGAACTTCTCCATGGTGGATGTGGTGATGCTTCTGCATGGACATTTCCAGCCACTGCAGCGGCTCCAGCCCCAGCTGCGATCCTTCTTCCACCAGCACTACCTGGGTGGCCAGGAACCCACACCTGGTAACATCCGG ACGGCAACTCACACGTTGATCACGGGGCTTGAAGAATATGTGCGGGAGAGTTTT TCTTTGGTGCAGGTTCAGCCAGGTGTGGACATTATCCGGACAAACCTGGAATTTCTGCAAGAGCAGTTTAATGGCATTGCTGCCCACGTGCTGCACTGCACAG ATGGGGGATTTGGGGCCCGTTTGCTGGAGTTGTGTAACCAGGGCCTGTTTGAATGCCTGGCCCTGAACCTGCACTGCTTGGGGGGACAGCAGATGGAGCTTGCTGCTGTCATCAATGGCCGAATT CGTCGCATGTCTCGTGGCGTGAATCCATCCTTGGTGAGTTGGCTGACAACTATGATGGGACTGAGGCTTCAGGTGGTCCTGGAGCACATGCCTGTAGGCCCTGATGCCATCCTTAGATATGTCCGCAGATTTGGTGACCCCCCCCAG CCACTTCCTGAGGAGCCAATGGAAGTTCAGGGAGCTGAGAGAACTTCTCCTGAGCCCCAG AGGGAGAATGCTTCCCCTGCCCCTGGAACAACAGCAGAAGAGGCCATGTCCCGAGGTCCACCCCCTGCTCCTGAACGGGGCTCCCGAGATGAACAGGATGGAACATCAACTGAGACGGAACCTTGGGCAGCTTCAGTGCCCCCA GAGTGGGTCCCTATTATCCAGCAGGACATTCAGAGCCAACGGAAGGTGAAACCACAGCCCCCTCTGAGCGATGCCTACCTCAGCGGTATGCCTGCCAAGAGACGCAAG ACAATGCAGGGTGAGGGCCCCCAGCTGCTTCTCTCAGAGGCCGTGAGCCGGGCGGCTAAGGCAGCCGGAGCTCGGCCCCTGACTAGCCCCGAGAGCCTGAGCCGGGACCTGGAGGCACCAGAGGTTCAGGAGAGCTACAGGCAGCAG CTCCGGTCTGATATACAAAAGCGACTGCAGGAAGACCCCAACTACAGTCCCCAGCGCTTCCCCAATGCCCATCGGGCCTTTGCTGATGATCCCTAG
- the BAG6 gene encoding large proline-rich protein BAG6 isoform X7: MEPSDSTSTAVEEPDSLEVLVKTLDSQTRTFIVGAQMNVKEFKEHIAASVSIPSEKQRLIYQGRVLQDDKKLQEYNVGGKVIHLVERAPPQTQLPSSGASSGTGSPSATHGGGPPPGTRGPGSSVHDRNANSYVMVGTFNLPSDGSAVDVHINMEQAPIQSEPRVRLVMAQHMIRDIQTLLSRMECRGGSQTHQGQLPPQMPTAVPEPGALTSQTSEPVESEVPPREPMEAEEVEEHTPAQSPELTPSGSAPAGPTPAPETNTPNHPSPAEYVEVLQELQRLESRLQPFLQRYYEVLGAAATTDYNNNHEGREEDQRLINLVGESLRLLGNTFVALSDLRCNLACAPPRHLHVVRPMSHYTTPMVLQQAAIPIQINVGTTVTMTGNGTRPLPTPGAEAPPPGSGQTSSLAPSSTTVESSTEGAPPPGAAPPPATSHPRVIRISHQSVEPVVMMHMNIQDSGTQTGGVPSAPTGPLGPPGHGQTLGQQVPGFPTAPTRVVIARPTPPQARPSHPGGPPVSGALQGAGLGTNASLAQMVSGLVGQLLMQPVLVAQGTPGMAPPPAPATASASAGTTNTATTAGPAPGGPAQPPPPPPPTADLQFSQLLGNLLGPAGPGAGGPGMASPTITVAMPGVPAFLQGMTDFLQATQTAPPPPPPPPPPPPAPEQQTTPPPGSPSGGAGSPGGLGPESLPPEFFTSVVQGVLSSLLGSLGARAGSSESIAAFIQRLSGSSNIFEPGADGALGFFGALLSLLCQNFSMVDVVMLLHGHFQPLQRLQPQLRSFFHQHYLGGQEPTPGNIRTATHTLITGLEEYVRESFSLVQVQPGVDIIRTNLEFLQEQFNGIAAHVLHCTDGGFGARLLELCNQGLFECLALNLHCLGGQQMELAAVINGRIRRMSRGVNPSLVSWLTTMMGLRLQVVLEHMPVGPDAILRYVRRFGDPPQPLPEEPMEVQGAERTSPEPQRENASPAPGTTAEEAMSRGPPPAPERGSRDEQDGTSTETEPWAASVPPEWVPIIQQDIQSQRKVKPQPPLSDAYLSGMPAKRRKLRSDIQKRLQEDPNYSPQRFPNAHRAFADDP, translated from the exons ATGGAGCCCAGTGATAGTACCAGTACCGCTGTGGAGGAGCCTGACAGCCTGGAGGTGCTGGTGAAGACCCTGGACTCTCAGACTCGAACCTTTATTGTGGGGGCCCAG ATGAATGTTAAAGAGTTTAAGGAGCACATTGCTGCCTCTGTCAGTATCCCCTCTGAGAAACAGCGGCTCATCTACCAGGGGCGAGTTCTACAGGATGATAAAAAGCTCCAAGAATACA ATGTTGGGGGAAAGGTTATCCACCTGGTGGAACGGGCTCCTCCTCAGACTCAGCTCCCTTCTTCTGGGGCATCTTCTGGGACAGGGTCTCCCTCAGCCACCCATGGTGGGGGACCTCCACCTGGTACTCGGGGTCCTGGGTCCTCTGTTCATGACCGGAATGCCAACAGCTATGTCATGGTTGGAACCTTCAATCTTCCT AGTGACGGCTCTGCTGTGGATGTTCACATCAACATGGAACAGGCCCCAATTCAG AGTGAGCCCCGGGTCCGGCTGGTGATGGCCCAGCACATGATCAGAGACATACAGACCTTACTTTCTCGCATGGAG TGTCGAGGGGGCTCCCAAACACATCAGGGTCAGCTGCCCCCACAGATGCCAACTGCAGTCCCGGAGCCAGGAGCCTTGACCTCTCAAACATCAGAACCAGTCGAAAGTGAAGTCCCTCCTCGGGAGCCCATGGAGGCGGAAGAAGTGGAGGAGCATACCCCAGCTCAGAGCCCGGAGCTCACCCCTTCTGGCTCAGCCCCAGCAGGCCCAACACCTGCCCCAGAGACAAATACACCCAA CCATCCTTCCCCTGCGGAGTACGTTGAGGTGCTCCAGGAATTGCAGCGGTTGGAGAGCCGCCTCCAGCCCTTCCTACAGCGCTATTATGAGGTTCTGGGTGCTGCTGCCACCACGGACTACAACAACAAT CACGAGGGCCGTGAGGAGGACCAGCGGTTGATCAACTTGGTTGGGGAGAGCCTCCGGCTGCTGGGCAACACCTTTGTGGCGCTGTCTGACCTGCGCTGCAATCTGGCCTGCGCACCCCCACGGCACCTGCACGTGGTCCGGCCCATGTCTCACTACACAACCCCTATGGTGCTCCAGCAGGCAGCCATCCCCATCCAG ATCAATGTGGGGACCACTGTGACCATGACGGGGAATGGGACTCGGCCCCTGCCGACTCCCGGTGCGGAGGCACCTCCCCCTGGTTCTGGGCAGACCTCGTCCCTGGCTCCCTCTTCTACCACGGTTGAATCCTCAACGGAGGGGGCTCCTCCCCCAGGagcagctcccccaccagccACCAGCCACCCAAGGGTCATCCGAATATCCCACCAGAGCGTGGAACCTGTGGTCATGATGCACATGAACATTCAAG ATTCTGGAACACAGACTGGTGGAGTTCCGAGTGCTCCCACTGGCCCCCTAGGACCCCCCGGTCATGGCCAGACCCTGG GACAGCAGGTGCCAGGCTTCCCGACAGCTCCGACCCGGGTGGTGATTGCCCGGCCCACCCCTCCACAGGCTCGGCCTTCCCATCCTGGGGGTCCCCCAGTCTCTGGGGCCCTG CAGGGTGCCGGCCTAGGTACCAATGCCTCTTTGGCCCAGATGGTGAGCGGCCTCGTGGGGCAGCTTCTTATGCAGCCTGTCCTTGTGG CTCAGGGGACCCCAGGAATGGCTCCACCTCCAGCCCCTGCTACTGCTTCAGCCAGTGCGGGTACCACCAACACAGCTACCACAGCTGGCCCTGCCCCTGGGGGGCCTGCCCAGCCTccgccccctccaccccccacggCCGACCTTCAATTTTCTCAGCTCCTGGGGAACCTGCTGGGGCCTGCagggccaggggctggagggcCTGGCATGGCTTCCCCCACCATCACTGTAGCAATGCCTGGTGTTCCTGCCTTCCTGCAGGGCATGACTGACTTCTTGCAG GCAACACAGACGGCCCCTCcaccccctccaccacccccaccaccaccccctgccccagagcAGCAGACCACGCCCCCACCAGGGTCCCCTTCTGGTGGTGCAGGGAGTCCTGGAGGGCTGGGTCCTGAGAGTCTGCCACCAGAGTTTTTTACCTCGGTGGTTCAGGGTGTGCTGAGCTCCCTGCTGGGCTCCTTGGGGGCCCGGGCTGGCAGCAGTGAAAGTATCGCTGCCTTCATACAACGCCTCAGTGGATCCAGCAACATCTTTGAGCCTGGGGCTGATGGGGCCCTCG GATTCTTTGGGGCCCTCCTCTCTCTTCTGTGCCAGAACTTCTCCATGGTGGATGTGGTGATGCTTCTGCATGGACATTTCCAGCCACTGCAGCGGCTCCAGCCCCAGCTGCGATCCTTCTTCCACCAGCACTACCTGGGTGGCCAGGAACCCACACCTGGTAACATCCGG ACGGCAACTCACACGTTGATCACGGGGCTTGAAGAATATGTGCGGGAGAGTTTT TCTTTGGTGCAGGTTCAGCCAGGTGTGGACATTATCCGGACAAACCTGGAATTTCTGCAAGAGCAGTTTAATGGCATTGCTGCCCACGTGCTGCACTGCACAG ATGGGGGATTTGGGGCCCGTTTGCTGGAGTTGTGTAACCAGGGCCTGTTTGAATGCCTGGCCCTGAACCTGCACTGCTTGGGGGGACAGCAGATGGAGCTTGCTGCTGTCATCAATGGCCGAATT CGTCGCATGTCTCGTGGCGTGAATCCATCCTTGGTGAGTTGGCTGACAACTATGATGGGACTGAGGCTTCAGGTGGTCCTGGAGCACATGCCTGTAGGCCCTGATGCCATCCTTAGATATGTCCGCAGATTTGGTGACCCCCCCCAG CCACTTCCTGAGGAGCCAATGGAAGTTCAGGGAGCTGAGAGAACTTCTCCTGAGCCCCAG AGGGAGAATGCTTCCCCTGCCCCTGGAACAACAGCAGAAGAGGCCATGTCCCGAGGTCCACCCCCTGCTCCTGAACGGGGCTCCCGAGATGAACAGGATGGAACATCAACTGAGACGGAACCTTGGGCAGCTTCAGTGCCCCCA GAGTGGGTCCCTATTATCCAGCAGGACATTCAGAGCCAACGGAAGGTGAAACCACAGCCCCCTCTGAGCGATGCCTACCTCAGCGGTATGCCTGCCAAGAGACGCAAG CTCCGGTCTGATATACAAAAGCGACTGCAGGAAGACCCCAACTACAGTCCCCAGCGCTTCCCCAATGCCCATCGGGCCTTTGCTGATGATCCCTAG